The DNA region TATTCTCAGTTTTAAATGAGTGGTTCCACTTTAAACGAGACggttcaatacaggtggaagagATTACAACAAATAGAGgtggaaattaaattaaagtacAAGAGCGGAAAAAATTGGGGCactttgacaaccgaccgctGATtgcagggtgaccgcttaattcAGGTTCGTTTGTACTTACAAGACAAATTTATACGATATTTTAATATTAACGATTACATTTCCTTGACTGAAACAACAATACGCTCACTGTAATATTGTAGGCGTAGAAATGAAATGCTGCTTATCCTAATTTGGGGCTGTATATTCTATCGCCTGagaaaatgacatttagttTGTATTTTTAGCCACCATTTTAGAGATGCTTCTAATTTTTGCtcctgaaaatgaaattcaatgtTGACTTTTCTCAATAAATACGCAGTTCAGTAGGTATTCAGAGGAGgtatttttctaaagaaactgtgatgcatAATTGTAAATTGGCCTTTATAAAGAGATTCGAAACCTGACGTTCAGACCGTTAGCCCCTCGACAAAGCGAAGGCCGAAGGGCTTATGAGAGAAGCATCAGCTTTAGTATCTCtatatggtggccaatttacattatcaactcagttgatgaaactaaattatcttgtcaGTTGCCATTCCGGCTGCTTAAATTGTAAGAACAATCGAAAGTTGCAAAGATCGACCCAAGACTCAACTGACCCTACTTCTACTTCTCAAAGATACAAAATCATGATTTCTGTTTCGTTGAATAGAAAGTAACTATCATATAAGGAGATAAACGATATCAGTCGGCTTAACATGATTAATCTAAAGTAGATCGGCTAGGTTCCAACCACTCGCCGATAATTGCTGCAACttgctgaaaataaaagtaaaaattgatctATGAGGGTCGTCAACAAATTCCTGTCGTCAAAGTCGTTCAGtgtaaaaacagaaataaaaagccATCACTTGTTTCTATTTGCCTATGTGCTTTAGTGGTTACTGGTTGCCACTAAAGATTATTTGGCCAATGGTAGAGACTGGTCACGATACTACTCATAGAAAGCATGATAAAAGCTGTATAAAAGAGAGATTTTACACAGCTCTTGCATATTATAATTAACTTACCTCGTTCTTAAATTAAAAGCGGTTCGTAAAGATGACAAATAAGCGTGAGTTTCTTTGGGATATTCTTCCAAGAGGGATAAATTCAGAAACTATTACAGGATATTCACAGAATGAGACAAAGAATGTGACCTTCGTGGACACTTAATAGGTTACTTTCTGCGTGAATGGTAGACAAAAACCGCATGATCTTAAGCTATGTGATAGCAATAAACTGCATCAAACCTTCCTAGCTTCACGCAAGGCGGGTAGGTCATCAGGTGAATCAGGAAGCATGTTAGCACAGTGGGAGGTGCCATTGATAAAAATGGCCACTTCAGTTGCAGTTTGGTTCGTTAGGACACTTAATGCATGCCAAGGGTCTATAGATCCTGCAACGGAAAACGGAACAAAAACAATTGTCTTAATTATTTAGTATACTGACTCTCTCTCCAGGGCCAATAGACACATCACTCTCACATCTTGCGCTCTCTACCCAAGAGTACTAATAGGTCCTGGAGAACTAACAGAAAGACCTGTTGTTGTAAAGTGTATTAGAGCATTCGTATGCGCTATATAAATGCATGAATATTTTGATTACATTGTAGAAATTTAGAAGTAATTCTTGCCTTTTACATAACAGATGTATTTCATGACTAATGCTTCGGTTTTCGATAAAACTTGTTGAAGCCTTCAACAACAACGCAACATTAATGAGCTTTCCCGGATCCCTTTCATAATCTAAAACTTTAAATCTCTTACCgtttacaaaaacaatctttgAGCCTTTGGGCGTTTTTCCTCCGTAGTAAGCGTTTGTAAATGCAACTTTTTCATAAACATCCTGAGCAGGGATGTCATAAGCCTCAAGACAAGTATCCAGATCATAAGCAAGGTCGTGTGGAATTCTAGAATAAATGCAGCTGGTATTCTTCTCGCATGTTTGATCTAAAACAATATGCAACACTGATAATCAAATGAACATTTGTAGTCTATTTGTGCGAGTAAAGTGGACGTAGTGGCAGAGACCAGGCGTAATTTTCTAAATAGTGACTGTTATCAGCGTTATAAATGTGAGACGCCTAAGGATCTTAGGTCTTCTTATAAAGGGTATAAATTATGCACTGATATACTTTTTTAGACCGATTAACGCCTTAATTTTtagaattctttcgtacaaattggtgaattttttttaaacatgtctcctaaacccttttcatgggcaaaaaatcaaagaaaccttttttctgatgagaAGTCGAGGGGAACactcttagcgagagcggcgCTTAAGAACAGAATCCGCAAACTTAAGAAATCTGTGGTAACTAATCAACTGGAACTTACAGTATCCAAACTGAGTACAAGTTTGGTAGGTCCACTGGCGAAAAATTGAAGAGCCCATTGGGtcctgtgttgtgttcttgaatATTTCCAAGTATGCTGTATAGTTATTATTCATGCAGCGAAGTCCCACACGATCTAGATAGTACTGCAAAAATACAACCATTCCATACAAGGTCAAAGATATACTCTAGAAATTAATGAATATGGAAAGGACTTGTACCGATCAAAACAATTGATAGCCTGAatctacatcgtgagacaaacgattacaCGTTCATTTATCTATAAAAATACGAATaacaacaactttttttatAACAGAGAAGTCCTTCTTCCTCCGTAACAGTCAGGAGTGATTAGAAAGTAACCGCTCTTCACTGTCAACACTTAGTCCATCGAACGGGGAATGATACctaagaattttaaaatctgATCGGGTTCTGTACTGCTATCTCCACGTAAAAAGGGATCAAGTTTAATCAAGTGATGCTAAACAATGTCCAATCGGACAGCCTATAGTTTACGATCATCTGCTCTCGAGAATCGAGATGTCGAGAGTATTGGAAACCTccaagaaagcaaaataacatTTCATCAGCATGTAAGTTAGTGAAATTCCCGCTAAAATAGAATACCAAAATATCCTTACACGTATCACATAACCAAGATCTTGGTAAGGAGTGAGGGATGAATTTGTCATACATTGACACACATATTCTATGTTGAAACCAGAAGCTTGAGTATTGTACTGCACAATTCCGTCCAAAACGTTACCAAGGTTCTCGACAAACAGCCAAGTGTCATTCGTCTGTGAAATATCATTGCATGACAAGAAGTCGTGCTCTAAAGTTTTGTAATCCTTGTCGGCGATCAGCTGGTCCACATGGGCGAAGGCTTTCATTATATTGTTTTGACACTGCAAAAGAAAGCGAGAGGACATCACCTAACTCAAGGTATATCGTACCTAATAAGatacattaaaaaattactcagttctgattgattgagataaatgcagttttcaagtaattcaatgcagaagagggttaattcgGTGAAAGgaagtaacaaatcagactgaacaattccttgaactgtttagccggactttaaACTTTGCGCCTTtgagatgtgaaaatatcattttatattattgttttgatcgtacgcggttgtcttgaccgaacgcacaaggtcacttgcagggtttgcCATAAATAATAACAGTTGATGCGCCGCTTTGATtagctatctcgtattttttcatgtatattgttaatacgtaatcacatgatttcgggtgcaattttggaataaataagcacttataaattttttcaaagaccacaaattgcacggCCCTGCGGGCTCGTGCAaatttgttagtctttgaaaaaatttacttcaaaattGCACCCGAAATCATCGGAATACCTgtacaaaacaggaaaagatcTCGCGCGGCAAGTGCGCTGGAGAAGCAATAACCTATCTTTTTGATTTGAACACAATCCAAGCTTCGGGTATGGTAAAACACAGTACTGAtgtattttgtttatatttctgaAATGGGCTGATGCATTTAAATTATAGTATGTCGTGTTGCACGATCCATCCTACAACGTTTTAAACCATTCAAAACGTACTTGCACAGACCCACCAACAAGGGGTGACGCGAAACTTGCAGCTGCAACCTAGAGATAGATAGGGACATATGGTTACAAAGATTATTAACGGACTGAATAgcgattttttgttttctaaaaacGTTCGCGTAAAAAAGATACCTTGCACTAAACTCCAGGCAAGTTTTGAAAAGACTTTTTGGATAATAATATTGACCCAAGTGATTGTAAACAGTTCCTAATACTCGCAGCTCTTAGTTCATTTGAGATACCGAAATCGGTCCAAGTTCCGCAGAGTTGTCAGAGGGATTGGCCAGCTTTCGCACCTCTCAGCTTCAATGTGTCGTTAAATCGCcaatgaaacatgaaattttgttCACAAGGAGGAAAATTATTTGGGCAATGGTTCCGAGTGGAAGTATTGCGGCTTGTAAATTTATTACAGACATGCCTCCTTTCGATATCTTTTTcgttacatatttttttttgtttgtgtgggGTTTCAGGAACCCACAATCGAGCTCTAGTTTTAACTTTCCATTCCATTTAATTTGCTCGTATTCGTTCATATTTGGCCCCAAAATTGCCGCTTGGACTAGCCATGACACATCTTACTGAAATGTCATGCGGTCGGCCAACAACAACTGAATTACTTTTAGTAACATCAAAGTTTAGAAGTCAGATAACCTACGTTGTTGTAGTCTTGAAAGTCTGTCTTTGCCTGCACGGGCGCTGATGACGCAACCGCTCCTATCACAAGATGAGGATACTGTGTAGGAATAAAACACAAATGATGATGAACCACTTAGAAGAAATGAGgattgtttatatttttaactACCAGTTTAGAGGGGGGCTAATGTTCTGTAATGCGTGATTCTTCGATCGGCTTTGTAACCTGTTGCTTTCCCAGTGCTGTTCATGTGTTCTCGATGTGCAGCGAGGTTGTGCCCGCCGTAACATTTTTGTTCTCCCATATTTCTAAATTCCACGCCATTTCTAAGTTGCACAGCGGGGCAAACACAACTCTAAAAATTGTAAACCGATGTGCGTAGTCGAATAAATTTTCTCTGCTAAGTCGGCAATGCGAAAAAGGTCAACTAGAAGCAAGTATTGGTCTTGAGGAGGAGAATTTAACGAAACTTTGCCTTTAATCTGAACCAAGCTGCTAGATTGCCCGGGTAGGAACCGCCATATGCAATCCACTGATTCAGGTCAGTAAGTTTGTACATCTTCTGGGCAAAGACACAAAACTCGGCCAAGTCTGCCAACCTGTAGAGAAACATTCGGAATGTATGGATCTTTCTCAGTAGGAAAAGTGGTTTTCTATGGAATGACAACTTTTTCAGTGCAGTAACTTATTTAAGTATACCTAGCTTCTATTAAAAATTCGGGACGTCTCCAACAGCCCTCAAACAGACGAGTCGTTtcgaaataataaaatttgatttgtttgCTCTCGACTTTTAAATGTAATAGAATTATCGAGCTCAAAATATGAGCTTTAGATAGCGATCAAACTCAAGCTCTAAGGAGAGAAAAACTTGATACCCTGATTGCTTAAGATGATTGCTTAGGATAACTGTAATTTTCACAGAATACCGCTTATTTATCCTTACATTACTTACGCTTGCTGACTTGAAAGATATTTGAGGTTCTCTGTTTCTAAATAGTCTTCAAAAGTGCTTAAACCGTAATAGCGATGCTCCACCGCAAAGAGTAGGCCACCATACTGCTCAGCCAGTTCCACAATATTCCCTAAAAAATTTACAGAGTATACTACTTtgatagaaaaataattttcaggaACAAGACAATTCCGTAGACAGCCTCCCTCCCTACCCGAGTCTGAACCCCTCACCCCAACTCACCCACCCATGACATTACTTTGAAAAATATGTCATGACATTTTCGCGACTGTAATGCCTTCAGTTTCGTCAAACGGCGCCCGCAAAACTGCACTCTAAGCTGACTCCTCTTTTGAGGGAAGTCCCAGCTCACGAGGGTAACAAAATGAAGCGCTCTTGTCGAATGATACCTGTAATAACCTGGAGCTTGAAGGGAcattttcttagtttcactTTAAGCAGTCAAAGTGAAAGACCATATTGTTTACTTTATAAACGTTTAGTCAGataattaagtattattatttCTTGACGAAACGAATAGCTTCAAAAACCTGCTAGTTTCTCGCTGCCtcctttttcaggttttatAATGGactagttttaaataaaactcgTAAACTAGCAGTGCAGAATACAGACTGCAACATGCCATGCATTTAGGCGGAAGTTTTGGAAAAATACCAGAGCTCAATATAGCTTTGAAACAGATTAATCCTACCATAGTCTATATCAGCTTGAGATAATTTTCCCTCTCCTCCGATGTACAAGAAGACTGGTCCATCTTCCTTTCTCCAGTACTTAGTATTTACCATGTAACGTTGTTTGAATGTCTTCTGTGACGGCTCAAAGTGATCCAGTGGTTGTTCCAATGTGAATTCTTCGATTGGATCGTGTCGAGCGTACAGCGAATGTTGATGTTCACGCACATACTCGCGGATCTTGTAAGATATTTCGGTTTGGAAACATGTGGTACGAGAAATAACGGATAAGAGCAAGAGGCATTGGACTAAAAACTTCTCCATAACAGTGACTTACAATTCAGTTTACCGTGAGTGAAATTGTCTTCCAATGCCATGCGGCTTGAAGT from Pocillopora verrucosa isolate sample1 chromosome 1, ASM3666991v2, whole genome shotgun sequence includes:
- the LOC131775957 gene encoding thymus-specific serine protease isoform X2, producing the protein MEKFLVQCLLLLSVISRTTCFQTEISYKIREYVREHQHSLYARHDPIEEFTLEQPLDHFEPSQKTFKQRYMVNTKYWRKEDGPVFLYIGGEGKLSQADIDYGNIVELAEQYGGLLFAVEHRYYGLSTFEDYLETENLKYLSSQQALADLAEFCVFAQKMYKLTDLNQWIAYGGSYPGNLAAWFRLKYPHLVIGAVASSAPVQAKTDFQDYNNVAAASFASPLVGGSVQCQNNIMKAFAHVDQLIADKDYKTLEHDFLSCNDISQTNDTWLFVENLGNVLDGIVQYNTQASGFNIEYVCQCMTNSSLTPYQDLGYVIRYYLDRVGLRCMNNNYTAYLEIFKNTTQDPMGSSIFRQWTYQTCTQFGYYQTCEKNTSCIYSRIPHDLAYDLDTCLEAYDIPAQDVYEKVAFTNAYYGGKTPKGSKIVFVNVLQDLLVLLGRERKM
- the LOC131775957 gene encoding thymus-specific serine protease isoform X1, coding for MEKFLVQCLLLLSVISRTTCFQTEISYKIREYVREHQHSLYARHDPIEEFTLEQPLDHFEPSQKTFKQRYMVNTKYWRKEDGPVFLYIGGEGKLSQADIDYGNIVELAEQYGGLLFAVEHRYYGLSTFEDYLETENLKYLSSQQALADLAEFCVFAQKMYKLTDLNQWIAYGGSYPGNLAAWFRLKYPHLVIGAVASSAPVQAKTDFQDYNNVAAASFASPLVGGSVQCQNNIMKAFAHVDQLIADKDYKTLEHDFLSCNDISQTNDTWLFVENLGNVLDGIVQYNTQASGFNIEYVCQCMTNSSLTPYQDLGYVIRYYLDRVGLRCMNNNYTAYLEIFKNTTQDPMGSSIFRQWTYQTCTQFGYYQTCEKNTSCIYSRIPHDLAYDLDTCLEAYDIPAQDVYEKVAFTNAYYGGKTPKGSKIVFVNGSIDPWHALSVLTNQTATEVAIFINGTSHCANMLPDSPDDLPALREARKQVAAIIGEWLEPSRSTLD